A segment of the Pelorhabdus rhamnosifermentans genome:
GCAATCGGACTGGCAACCCAAATCCCAGTGACACCTAAAAAGTGAGGTAAAATAATGAGCAGAGGAATCAAAATAATGACCTGACGGGATGTACTGAAAAGAATAGCATATTTCGCCTTGCCTACAGCCTGAAAATAATTGGCGCTAACAATTTGGAAGCCAATAATCGGCAACAGGGCAAGATAAATACGTAATCCCTGCGAACCAAACTGAATGAGCTCCTGATTACCGTTAAAAATACGCATAATGTGCGTATCAAATAACTGAACAATCAAAAATCCCCCTGTAGAAACAAGTGTCGCCGCAAGGATGGCTTTTTTGAGTGCCTCAATCACTCGACCATAATTTTTCGCACCATAATTATAGCCAATAATCGGCTGAACACCTTGCTGTATCCCGAAAATAGGCATCAGAATCAACATAGTCACACGCGTAATAATCCCCATTGCCGCCACAGCCAAATCGCCACCATAAGTTAGCAGCGCAACATTGGACAAAAGGCTAATGACACTTGCCGCAATTTGCATCAAAAAGGGAGACAGACCAATTGAAAAAATCCCCCAAACAATGGACTTATTCAAAGAAAAATTTTTACGGCGAAACTTTAATAAACTTTGTTTACCAAAAAAATAAGACATCACCCATACGGCAGCAACAAACTGTGATAAAACCGTCGCATAAGCTGAACCACGAATACCCCAGTGAAAAATAAAAATAAATAATGGATTCAATATCGTATTGAGTCCAGCCGAAATCAACATCGTGAACATGGCTAAGCGCGGATTGCCTTCAGCACGAATGAGATTGTTCAAACCAAAGCTAAGAAACATAAAAATATTACCAATTAAAATAATTTGCGTAAAATCGTGAGCATAAGGTAAAACGTTCTCACTCGCTCCAATGACAATTAAAATGGGATCAAGAAAGTAAAGCACAACAGGCGTAAGAAGAACTGTAATTAAAAAAACAAGCGACAAGGCATTCCCAAGAATCCGCTCGGCATCATCAATTCTTTTTTCACCCAACCGAATGGAAATAAGTGCCGTAGCTCCCACACCAATCAGCATACCAAAAGCCATTAAAATCGTCATAATGGGAAAAGCGATGGTAACCGCAGTGAGACCAACTTCACCTACACCATTTCCAACAAAAATACTGTCAATAATATTATATAAAGCATTGACGATCATTCCAACCATAGCAGGAAGTGAAAATTTCCATAGAAGTGTGCCTATTTTTTCATCACCCAATTGTGCTGAATGATTCATTCGGGGCCTCCTTTCAATCAACAAAAACTACTTTCTCATTATGTCCACAGCCTAATAGGACCATTCAAAAAGGCATTTCTCCAAAATTTAGAAGAAATGCCAACCTTATTATCCGTTTGAGTAGGCACACATAGCATAAATTTTTCAAAAAATGATTGATTTAATTCTATATTTTCTTCACAAAGCAACAAAATCCTGCTCTCATTTTTTACTTCAAGTCGAGTCGTTTGCCAATAGCCTCAGCAACAAGAACACCCGTCGCACTGGCCTGTGACAACCCCCGTGTAATCCCTGCACCATCACCAATTGCAAACATATTCTCAATGTCTGTTTCTAATTCACTCGTAAGATTTAAACGGGAGCTATAGAACTTGACTTCTACTCCGTATAAAAGAGTGTCATCATTAGCCAAGCCTGGTGCAATTTCGTCAAGAGCATAAATCATTTCAATAATATTATCTAAATGCCGTTTCGGTAGAACAAGGCTTAAATCACCTGGCGTGGCCTTAAGGGTTGGTTTTGTAAAACTTTGTTCCAAACGATGTTCATTTGTGCGCCGACCCTTAATTAGATCACCAAAACGCTGCACTAATACACCACCACCCAGCATGTTGGAAAAAGAAGCTATCCGCTTGCCGTATTGATGAGGCTCATTGAAAGGTTCTGTAAAGGTATTGCTGACAAGCAAAGCAAAGTTGGTATTCTTGCTATGAAGCTTTTCATCACGGTAGCTATGACCGTTTACCGTAACAATACCATCCGTATTTTCCGCTACTACATATCCTTTGGGGTTCATACAGAAAGTACGAACTAAATCACCATATTGCTTAGTACGATAAACTAGTTTCGCTTCATAAACTTCATCTGTAATATGATTAAATATTCCGGCTGGAATTTCCACGCGAACGCCAACATCGACTTGATTATTCTTAAGAGGAAGGTTCAGATCATGACATTGGTTCGAAAACCACTCCGACCCAGCACGTCCGGGGGCAGCAATTAGATAGTCGCATTCCACTGCATCACAAGATCCTTCAATGTCTAAGTGAAACCCTGGATGCTCAGGCTTAATTGTCACGACATGGCATTGAAATAACATCGTGATTTTTTCTTTTAAAAACTCATAAAGATTTTCTAATATCTTCAGATTGTTCTCAGTACCTAAATGACGTACCTTCGCATCAAGTAAATGCAAGTCATGCTGCAAAGCCAAATTGCCAATATTACTGTTAGCCGTACTAAAACTTTCAGAAGGCGCTCCATATTTTGTATTAATGTCATCAACATAATCAATTAAATCCAAAACTCGTTGATCGGGAATATATTCATTAAGCCAACCGCCAAATTGCGTTGTAAAGTTATATTTACCATCAGAAAAAGCACCTGCACCACCGAAACCGCGCATAATCCCACAAGGCGTACAGCGAATACAGCTTGTCACTTTCTTTTCGGCAATAGGACAACGCCGCGCATAAATGTCATTGCCCTCTTCTACCATGATAATCTTCGCTGTAGGATGTTTGTTGATTAAATCGTAGGCCGCATATATTGCAGAAGGACCGCCACCAATAATTCCAATATCAAATTTATGTTTCATTTTAAGTCACTCCTTTATAAAGCTCTCTCTTTTACAGGCCATCCGCTATTATACTTTATTCCAGATGTTCTGTATAGAAAAACTTTTAAAAGTCTGTATTTTTCTGTGACAAGGTCATTTTTTCGGATAAATAGGGCAAATCTATTATGATACGTCCATTATAATATTATTGGTAAAAGTGATATAATAAAAGCAAGTTGTTACAATGTGACAGCTAATGAAACTTTTGAGCATATCAGGGGGTTCATATCAAAGGGAGGTATTGATTATGGGAGATAAAAATCCTAAGAATAAAGAAAAAATGAAAAAAGAAGCAAAAAAGAAGACACAGAAGAAAGTGAACAGCAATTTGTCATCCATTTCTCATGTCGCTCAATAAGAGGATACAAGAATTTTTGTCTAACTAGGTATGAAAAATCTTCCTTACTGACAAGGATAGAAATAAAAACTATTTTAGCCAGTGAGGAAGATTTTCCATGTCAGCTATACAAAATCCCCATAAAATTTAAATATAAGTCCTATTTTTAAATTACAACTTAGCATTTAAGCCGAAATAATATCCTCGTTGCTTATATTCCAAGCCTATTCCTGAAAATTTATCTGATATTCCATTATTATAATTCAGAGTTTCACTACCATTGGTCATCTTCGCATAGGAATAATAATAGCCTATTTCTGCTAAGGTATTACGAGTAAATACATATTTTAAACCAATATTCATATTATATCCAAACGTATCTCCTGAGTCAGTCCAGTCCCAGGCAGGAGAATGATTGCCCCAATGGCCATTGGCCTTTGCTGTTAAAAATGATGTAGTCAATCCGCCGTTCAGTGTAAGTTTCTCATTGATTTTATACCTAGTTTCTGCACCCAGGCGTAACCCGCTAAAAGTTCCGTTTAAATAACTGCCATTGTCTGACTGGGGCACATTTCCTACATTTATACCACTTTCTAAATGATATATTACGTTCGTTAGCGCATTATCAGTCGTATTCTCGCCCCACCCAATAAAAATGCTCGTGTTATTCCTTTCGTCTTCTAAAACTTTCGTTCCAAAATCTATGGAATACATTTTTTGTTTTCCATTAAAATTCATCGTGCCATAGTCCGTTATTGTACTAGAGCCGGGGTTCTGCCAGTCCGAATCAGAACCCGCTCCTTTGTTCTCAAACGCAGTCGACCCATATCGTATGTTTATGTAACTTTCATCATTAGTCTTAACCTTTGTAGTCAAAATACTCATATTTTGATTTTGTGGCATACTGATTTTT
Coding sequences within it:
- a CDS encoding NAD(P)/FAD-dependent oxidoreductase, which codes for MKHKFDIGIIGGGPSAIYAAYDLINKHPTAKIIMVEEGNDIYARRCPIAEKKVTSCIRCTPCGIMRGFGGAGAFSDGKYNFTTQFGGWLNEYIPDQRVLDLIDYVDDINTKYGAPSESFSTANSNIGNLALQHDLHLLDAKVRHLGTENNLKILENLYEFLKEKITMLFQCHVVTIKPEHPGFHLDIEGSCDAVECDYLIAAPGRAGSEWFSNQCHDLNLPLKNNQVDVGVRVEIPAGIFNHITDEVYEAKLVYRTKQYGDLVRTFCMNPKGYVVAENTDGIVTVNGHSYRDEKLHSKNTNFALLVSNTFTEPFNEPHQYGKRIASFSNMLGGGVLVQRFGDLIKGRRTNEHRLEQSFTKPTLKATPGDLSLVLPKRHLDNIIEMIYALDEIAPGLANDDTLLYGVEVKFYSSRLNLTSELETDIENMFAIGDGAGITRGLSQASATGVLVAEAIGKRLDLK
- a CDS encoding MATE family efflux transporter: MNHSAQLGDEKIGTLLWKFSLPAMVGMIVNALYNIIDSIFVGNGVGEVGLTAVTIAFPIMTILMAFGMLIGVGATALISIRLGEKRIDDAERILGNALSLVFLITVLLTPVVLYFLDPILIVIGASENVLPYAHDFTQIILIGNIFMFLSFGLNNLIRAEGNPRLAMFTMLISAGLNTILNPLFIFIFHWGIRGSAYATVLSQFVAAVWVMSYFFGKQSLLKFRRKNFSLNKSIVWGIFSIGLSPFLMQIAASVISLLSNVALLTYGGDLAVAAMGIITRVTMLILMPIFGIQQGVQPIIGYNYGAKNYGRVIEALKKAILAATLVSTGGFLIVQLFDTHIMRIFNGNQELIQFGSQGLRIYLALLPIIGFQIVSANYFQAVGKAKYAILFSTSRQVIILIPLLIILPHFLGVTGIWVASPIADFFASLITGVYLWRELGKLTKMHQPIC